Genomic segment of Bactrocera neohumeralis isolate Rockhampton unplaced genomic scaffold, APGP_CSIRO_Bneo_wtdbg2-racon-allhic-juicebox.fasta_v2 ctg5346, whole genome shotgun sequence:
TtgctgcttttttattttttttacatttctatgTTGGTAGTTTATTTCACTACTTATTTATAATTGGAAGTCCTTCGTAAAATGCAGGGTGGCACATAAAAAATCGCGTTTAACATATTCGTCTTTCCATAAATCAATTgtaaatttcttctttttttctttcgccTTTTTTCTATGTTGCGCGAAATGGTTGTTGGGTCCGGAATTAAATCgtcaacatcaacatttttCCCATACTTTGTGTGCCTATAGCCTGAAAAAATTGTACTAATTTTTTAATCCGGAGCCCTTCACGGAAGAAAACGGACGACAGTCTTCAACCACCCAATCAGCGCAAGCTTCTAAGCTAATTTTTTATCCTCTTCACTTACTTTCTGTCTGGGCAGTTCAGTTATATGTGAGGTAAAACATTTATGTCTATTGAGAATGGAACTCTGCATCATGgcatttatacactttttttaCAATTACGCCAACATACCATGTCAAGTAAAGTACTTCCTTCGTCTTTAACTATTTCTGTAAACATATCCGAAACAGCACTTCTGTCCTTCCGTTTTTTGCTGAGCTTATAAATACCTGTAGCAATTTTCCCTACTAAGTCTTCGGTAGACTCCATTGTGTAAGAACGTCAGTaacgaaatgttacataaaacgAAGCCATCTGGTGGCGAAACGGAGTTCGTCGGGTTTActagtaatatataaatatcagtATATTTACCTTTACAAAAAACCATTAATACTAAAACACTTACAAAaacagacaataaaaaaaacagtttctCAGCGCACAATACgaaatttacacttttattcaaattattttcattctttCTATCAAATAGTTTGTCTACTATTGAGAGAGTCATAAATTGTTGTTACTCATATGTGTAGAAATActttgaggttttttttttgtgcgaatGAGTCTtagtcattttttatattattactagctgacccggcaaacGTTGTTTTgccatattaattatttttaggtaATTTCATTGAAGCACTCTGTGATAAACgatatttttcgttttgttgtcAGGTGCGAAAACGATCAAAGCAGATGGTTTTCCGACACGGGAACATGCGACATATAGTTgtccgtgtgaaaaacatgcaTTTTCCAGATTCAGGCCACAAACACTCAATGATTGGCCTTGTGATTTATTAATTGTCATGGCGAATGCGAGACGAATTGGAAATTGGATTCGCTTAAACTCGAATGGCATATCGGTTGGGATCATTGGAATTCTCGGAATGAGAACTTCCTCAcctttgaatttttcttttagtgaATCACATTGGCCTTTTAGTGAGTCTAAACGCGTTCACGTTGCATGAGTTTTTGAGATTGCGGAGCATGATGACGACTGAACCAACCTTCAATTGTAAATTGTGCGGTGGCAAGCCAGGCACATCCAATGAATTCAAGAACTCAGTTGGGTAGTTGGTTGCTTCGTCTTCGTTTGTTACACAGTCGATAGATTTGAAGGAATGCAGTGTCCCAAcgatttgattttgaattttgaagcTTAGGTGATCCAACCAATCGTAGTTTTTGTGGTTAGCAATGATGTTCGGAAACACTTTGTTGATGAGCTCCTCTTTCGTTGAgacgaaattgcaaaaatttggcGGGAACGAAATGAATCCATTCGATGCGTCGACAGGAACATGACCATTACCGATAGTTAGCAGTTGATTGGAGAACAGTTCGGCAGATGGATCGTTTAGCAATGCAACTCGCATGTTTGTCGTGAGCTGGTGATGATTTGAGGCAAGCATTGATCTCATCGGCAGCGGTCGATCGTGGTATTACTGGTAGTGTTTGCCGGAAATCGCCTGAGAGTAAAATCAATGCACCCCCAAAATGTCTTGCGTCATTACGCAGATCTTTCATAGTGCGATTCAGAGCTTCTAACGCGCGTTTATGCgacattgtgcattcgtcccagaTAATGATTTTGCTTGCTATTAAAACTTTGGCCATTGCTGAATGTTTCGCTATGTTACATGTCGGTTCTTCAACCGCTTGCAGGTTTAATGGCAATTTTAATGCAGAATGAGCGGTTCGGCAACCTTCCAACATCGTTGCCGCTATTCCAGAAGAAGCAACTGCTACAGCAATTTCTGATCTTGCACGAACTGCAGCCAAAATCAATGATATGAGGAATGTCTTTCCAGTTCCACCAGGCGCATCAAGGAAAATCATGCCGATATTTCCATCATCAATTGCCTTCATCACCGTATCGTACAGTTCTTTTTGTTGAGGATTCAACAATGGTATATTCGTTCGAACCAATTGGCTTAATGCATTTGTGTCGTATTCACGTTCACGCTGCAATTCTCGTTCGAAAGCGTCGTTTACTCCACGATCAGGCGACGTCATTCCTAACCTGGCTAACAAACTGCCGCACATGAGGTAACACATGTCTTCTATCAAAAACAAAGCCTGATTGTGCATCTCTTCATTCATATCAAGATGGGGATTTTCTGAATGCAAATTGAGCTCCTGACATGCGACACGAAATGTTGGCAGCACTACACCATTGACAGTTCGAAGTGATTCAAATGATGTCGGGCCACGAACATTCACCAGCAATGGTCGTAAGTAAAAGCATTCATCATTTTTCGGATGAACTGTATAAATACGGCCAAGAGCTTCAGTAGAACGCACATCCGGATGACCAGGAACTACATTACCTTGCTTTCGACGTTGAAATTTCTTCGATGAAGCATTCCAAGTGTAATAACGCGGCATCTCTGAGTAAAGTAACGCACGTGCAAACGGATCACTTTGGCAAATCGAGAAGAAACTGGTCAATGTTGTCGCTGGTGGGTTTTGAGCACGTTGAGCGGCATTTGCTGGGGTGAAATAAACTCGTTGACCGTTCTCCAGATGCACTGCCAAATGTGTAACACTCGGATAGCGTTCATGAATGGGAAATGAGAATATACGCCAAATCGCCTCATTGCAGCATACGTATCGACCATTTTGATAGCGCGTGATTTCATCATTGGGGTCAGGAGCTTGAAGACCAAAAGCCGCCATGTCACTGCCCTTCGTGACATATTTGCAGATGTACTTGATGGACTTCACTGAATTGCAATACTCCACGTTACAATGCGCCCTGAATGTTTTGGAAAGAAGTGGCGAATACGGAACAACCCAAGAGTTGTCGACCACGAAATCATTTCCTTTCACTTTGACTGTGATTGTTCTACCGCCATCATCAGAAGATCGACGTCGATACAGTGGATAACCATCTTTGCCAGTGATGGTATCAACAGTCGAATTTTGTGGATAACGCTTGGAACACTTGCCGTCGACCATGCACGGTGATTGTGGGTTAATGGCGCCACACGGTCCATTAATCATGTTTGTAATTACGACATCATGCAGGTCTGGATCGGTTTCGGGATCAGGAATCTCGGCAAATATGATGTCATCAATTTGGTCTGGCTGTATTCTTTCGACTAACCAAATGAGAATGTGCGCATGCGGTAAGCCTCTTTTTTGCCATTCAATGGAATACATCCAACATCGAGTATCCCCAAAGACACGATGCCCAACAATATAGTGCATGAGCGACCGGATTTTTTGCCTGAATACACGTGCGGTGATATCGTGCCGATCACTTGATGTTTGGCCAGGAAGCAGCAGTTGAACAATTTCTATCCACTTAGGATTGCACGCGAAGGTGATGAACAGGTCTGGACGGCCGTAATGACGTACATATGTCATTGCATCTTGCGTATATTCATGCATATGACGTGGACTGCGAACGAACGTCGCCGGTAAAGTAGTCAACCGACCAAAATCAGATGCATTTCCTTCGGTGCTAATTGCATCGCGTAAATGAATGTACTGCTCCGTACGTAGTTTGGTTTGATTTAAAGTGATAAAAAGGAGGCGCTCCGCTTCTATTTtggcatacatatcgacgcaaaattgctgaaataatCGGCGAAATCGAAGCAAATAGTTGTCAACATTTTGGCGAATCATCAAACGATATGCGTAAAAATTCATTCCGGTGACCTTCCTGGTAGTTTCCTCACCTAAAATGATATCAGTGACATTAGTGtcatattgaaatgaaaattattatgatatCTATTCTTACCGGTCGATGGATTTATCATATTGATGTTGATATAATATCCATCGTCTCCTTGCCAAAACATCAGTGGGTATTGCAATGCATCGTATGAACGATGAGTTTCGGATATTCGTTGCAATTGCCCACAGTCCCGACGTGTGAGCACAATATCGCGTGATTCCCGGCTTTCGCCAACAATCACAACTGCAACCTCATCTATTGTTGGAGCGTTAAATTGGCGTTCGTGCGTTCCAGCAGGTCGTTTATCCGCTCTGATCACGACTTTATAGTCATCATTTGGCATGCGATCCAACGCAGTTTTGAATAACCGAACCAATGCATGATGTTCATGAAGCAGCTGCTGCAAATCGCGAAGAATTCCTCTTCTCATTTCCGTATTGATTGTTTGGCGCTGATCAAGTTGATGTTCCACGTTGCCCATGAAGTAAATTTGAAGGAATTTATGTTGTGCGTCTTCAAGTGGTAGCAATGATCCAATTCGATGGTGAATTTGGCCTTGGATCTGTAGAGTCAATTACGAAATtagattcaatattttttgtgcatCAAAAGAAAATGATCGGTTAATTTATTACCTTGAATGTCGGATTGAATCCGCGTTCATGAATAATATCTGCTCCAAATGAAGTCATTTGAAAGCATCCGTTGTATTTCTGAGCGTTCGATAGAAAATGACGTGATTCTGGTGTTTCACCAGTAAGCAAAGAACGCAATGGCTCTGTTGGCAAGGGCAATGGTGGTAATTTAACCTTGCCACTGAGACAGCACAGTCCAGGTGTTTCTCCAGCGAACTTCAATGCACCGCAATGGTTGCACACAACCTCCATTGGGTGAATTTTAACGGAAGGATGCGAGCTGTAATCAATTCTGCAATCGTAATGAAACGCTACTCGATCCAAATCAACACTTGAAGCACTTCTTCTTATGCGTTGATTTAGATTATCACGTTGTTGAGTTGTTTCATTTGCCCGACGATTTCTCATTGTTAACTTAGCCGTTTCATTTTCCGCCTGTCTTTCTTCTTGTGTTTGTGATGCACGAAGTCGGGCCATACTAACACGGCGCTGTTCTCGTGCGATTTCTTGTTCATCTGTCGTCAATTGATAGGCAATATTCCGAACTCTATTTGCATTTCGCGTTCGATGCGAAAGATTAGATCTTTTGGCTCGTGGCATTCTGAATTACACTGAGAAATGAACACACAAAACATGTACTCAAATGTCATAACCTCACAAAATAAACATCTTTCTTGGCAACTTACCGTTTGAAAATAGAATTCCACACCAATATGATCAATCAGAATGAAATGAACAGCGAACTCGAattgattttcaaattattccacctaaaaattaattgaacaacCCGAAATTAACGTTTGGGTTGATTATCGATGAGCACGCAATAACAAAGACCATAACCATTTACAATGAGCATTTCATCAAACTGAACTCACCTCTATGAAATCACTTTTCGCTTGCAATTTTCACAATAGCCGTGAACATAAAATTACCAATAAAACACGGCTAATATATCGTTTCAAAACAATGTATTAAATCAAATTGAATTACAATAACTAACGAAAGCCGATAAAAGCTTAAGAAAATGCCGATATTTATGTTACTAAACTCAAGTCACATATGTCATTGCATCTTGCGTGGGTTGCCAACTGTGCATATGCATGCAGCTGTCAAAAGTTGATGCACACAACGCCATCTACTGGCAAtacagcatttaaaatcatgttcgtttttatttcctttttaaaatcgtatttgaaaatttattttcttaataattttttttcggaaaattttccagaattttcttaagtattctccttgtttgggcggagacctgtccgaattggtggtaatcaccgaaatcggtccaggcgttctccagttataagcgtagtaactaacgtcactttatatatataggtatataataatttcatatattcctAGGCGTACAAACACGGAAAGGACAACTCAGGAGCAGCTGCAACATTATATAATGTTTTGCAAGCAGCATCCTGAGTTGCAACGGGGGAACCTAACTCCGCCCAACCCTCAAGGGCTGCAAATACTTTGGTCGGAGTTAGCAGATAAATGTCCGATCTGGGCATCGGTCAACTAGactcacctttgggggttctacaatgCTCCGGTTGTGTTTAAATGCCTTAAGAGGTCCAACTCGGTCGGCAGCCAAGTGGGGGAGGTAAGTTCATAAATGCTTGTGTATGTTtcacattattaaaatatgtttccatAGTCGTTAATGCATTGGAAACATCAGTTGCGATCGCGAGCGCGCAAACTGAAGGCACATGCGCAAGCGACTGGTGGAGGCTCTCCGATAAATGGAATAACTGAGTTCGAGGAGCAAGCGATTACAACTTTTAGGGCAGCAGCGGTGGATGGATTGCCGGGTGTTGCGACTTTGGGTCACCaggtaatattttaatttaatatttgtcgaactatatattttattattacatgaGGCAATAATTGGTCCGTTTTATACTTACAGGTTTTGCCGCCATTGTATTTAAATTCAGAACCAGCTGCTCAAGCTCCAGCTTCCTCGCCAACACCAACAGTCACATCGCCTGCTCCAGCTTTTCCTGCTCtgtctttaaatttttcttcctcACCATCACCTCATTTTTCTTTCTCACCATCACCTCCAGATTTGTCCTCTTCTTCTTATCTCCTCCCATCTTACCTTCTCCTATGCCATCACCTACTTTCATCCCTTCTGAAGGTAAATTGACTGCAGCGAAGATGCTTGGAGcagtgctttaaaaaaaatggaggaGCGTGAAAAGCGAGAGGAGGAGGCCAttgctctataaaagaaaattgtagaGCAAAATGTGCAGATGACAGGGGTGGCCATTGCTttgcaaaagaaaattgtaGAGCAAAACGAGCAGATGACGGGGGTGCTGACCCAAATGACACTTGCACTAACCTCGATGTCAGAGGTTATGGCTAAATTGTGTgaacaattaaacaaataaaaataaaataaaatgaattatttaaacatatgtagatgtctttttatttttacttagaGGAAGTAAAATATACAGAGAGTAAAATGTACAGAGACAGTAAGtaacttacatacatgtatatacttatatttaggtacataaCGCCactggaaatatatacatacatatgtatattataaagacATGATGTAACGTTCTCTTACTCTAGCACCCTACCTAAAATTGgggttttcgaaaacaatttcggTGTCTTGTGATTCTTCTAAAACTTCTTCGAAGCCAAGGTCTGCAGCCACATCTTGCTTCAGTAAAATGTTGTGAATTGTACACGCGTAAATAATCAAAGACGCTTTTTTAGGGCTGTAATGAAGAATGCGGTGTTTTGAGAGGCACCGGAATCGTGACTTCAAAACACCAAAGGCTCTCTCAATGGTATTACGTGCTTTGGCGTGCAACTTATTGTAACGCACTTCCCTTGCATTTGAAGGTTCAGCGACTGGCGTTAACAGCCATGGCTCCATTGGATATCCTTGGTCACCTAACAACCACGAATCACTTTGCGTGTTATAGGTACTTGTGAGGTGCATACGTGTTGGGGATGTGgtcacaattttaataaaaaattatttacaatttttaaaggaaCATCGTAGAAAAGTTTTCATTACACCATCATGATTTTTAGGTGAACTATATGCGAAATATtgtatgatttttaaattttgatttttatatatttagatcaaaaataaaagttatttttgatttttatttttttagatcaaaaataaaagttatttctaattttttttttcgatcaaaaaataagtattatttatgatttttatatttttaaatcagcaataaaaatcaattcaaaatttatgaCATAATATGTTTCTTAATCTCTGTTAAGctttaaagcaaaactaacaCACGCACTGGCTGTCTTTTTAGGAATTTTATGCTCACCGCCCGGTTTTCGACATTCATTTATATTAACGTTACAATTTATAacgtcaaaatttataatttcgcCAAATTTTGTACTCTTTTATTTACAATGCATATTGCATATTACATGATAGCATTCAATCGCAGAGAGAAGTTGTGTGAGCACTGcttattttataaaactgaaaaaGTAAAGTTTGATGTAAGTTCGCCAATGGGaagaaaacaaaatgttttcataTGTGATTTTTATATTGGGGGGCTCCAATGGAGAATgtaaactttgtaaaaaaaaaattagtgcaTTCTGTTTAACTAATATGAAAAGACATTTACAAAAGGACCATAGTGATATATATGATGGCAAAAGGGCTAAAATAGAAAGCAGTGAAGCATgcaaaaacgataaaaaatttaaattaaccgTTGAAATGTCCGTGAATGAAGATGTTAATTCTTGCATCACTTTGTTAACTAA
This window contains:
- the LOC126767315 gene encoding uncharacterized protein LOC126767315; its protein translation is MPRAKRSNLSHRTRNANRVRNIAYQLTTDEQEIAREQRRVSMARLRASQTQEERQAENETAKLTMRNRRANETTQQRDNLNQRIRRSASSVDLDRVAFHYDCRIDYSSHPSVKIHPMEVVCNHCGALKFAGETPGLCCLSGKVKLPPLPLPTEPLRSLLTGETPESRHFLSNAQKYNGCFQMTSFGADIIHERGFNPTFKIQGQIHHRIGSLLPLEDAQHKFLQIYFMGNVEHQLDQRQTINTEMRRGILRDLQQLLHEHHALVRLFKTALDRMPNDDYKVVIRADKRPAGTHERQFNAPTIDEVAVVIVGESRESRDIVLTRRDCGQLQRISETHRSYDALQYPLMFWQGDDGYYININMINPSTGEETTRKVTGMNFYAYRLMIRQNVDNYLLRFRRLFQQFCVDMYAKIEAERLLFITLNQTKLRTEQYIHLRDAISTEGNASDFGRLTTLPATFVRSPRHMHEYTQDAMTYVRHYGRPDLFITFACNPKWIEIVQLLLPGQTSSDRHDITARVFRQKIRSLMHYIVGHRVFGDTRCWMYSIEWQKRGLPHAHILIWLVERIQPDQIDDIIFAEIPDPETDPDLHDVVITNMINGPCGAINPQSPCMVDGKCSKRYPQNSTVDTITGKDGYPLYRRRSSDDGGRTITVKVKGNDFVVDNSWVVPYSPLLSKTFRAHCNVEYCNSVKSIKYICKYVTKGSDMAAFGLQAPDPNDEITRYQNGRYVCCNEAIWRIFSFPIHERYPSVTHLAVHLENGQRVYFTPANAAQRAQNPPATTLTSFFSICQSDPFARALLYSEMPRYYTWNASSKKFQRRKQGNVVPGHPDVRSTEALGRIYTVHPKNDECFYLRPLLVNVRGPTSFESLRTVNGVVLPTFRVACQELNLHSENPHLDMNEEMHNQALFLIEDMCYLMCGSLLARLGMTSPDRGVNDAFERELQREREYDTNALSQLVRTNIPLLNPQQKELYDTVMKAIDDGNIGMIFLDAPGGTGKTFLISLILAAVRARSEIAVAVASSGIAATMLEGCRTAHSALKLPLNLQAVEEPTCNIAKHSAMAKVLIASKIIIWDECTMSHKRALEALNRTMKDLRNDARHFGGALILLSGDFRQTLPVIPRSTAADEINACLKSSPAHDKHASCIAKRSICRTVLQSTANYR